In the Desulfovulcanus ferrireducens genome, one interval contains:
- the gyrA gene encoding DNA gyrase subunit A, with protein sequence MLDKVSIEEEIKKSYLEYSLSVIIGRAIPDVRDGLKPVHRRILFAMHELGNTYNRPYKKSARIVGDVIGKYHPHGDAAVYDALVRMAQEFNMRDPLVDGQGNFGSIDGDAAAAMRYTEVRMSRLAGEFLADIEKETVNFRPNYDNSLQEPEVLPTKVPNLLINGSSGIAVGMATNIPPHNLGEVIDGLLYLLDNPQAQIKDLMRYIKGPDFPTGAYMYGQKGLVSAYETGRGSIKIRSKIEVQSRPKGMESIVISEIPYALNKANLVEKIAALVNERKIEGITDLRDESDRRGIRIVIDLKKGTIADVVINKLYKFTALETSFGINMMAVVNNRPQLLNLKQILEYFIEHRKEIIIRRTRYDLNKAEQRAHILEGLRIALENIDEVVELIKSSKTPREAKEKLMNRFNLSDVQSQAILDMRLQRLTNLEQEKLLEEYKELLKKIEYLKSILENVEVLKGVIREELEGIKKQYATPRRTKIMEYDPGSINIEDIIPDSNVIITLSRNGYIKRTSLDNYHQQRRGGKGIAGANVSEKDFITNLIITTNHQDLFLFSNKGKVYRLKVYEIPEGSRIAKGVHMNNLLPLTGNEYIANIISLRNLDDDKYFLFITKNGMVKKTSFSEFKILRSQGKIAIKLKEGDELIAVKVIESDSEIILTTRNGYAIHFMGKEIRPIGRKAMGVKGIALRKSDEVVSAVIVNGDHRRDLLTISEKGFGKRTDLKNYRVQSRGGMGIKNMKITPKTGAVVGSFLVADNDELVLLSSNNKIIRIKVDEVRRAGRDTQGVKLVNLEEDQKVICFDIVVQENSLQATEG encoded by the coding sequence GTGTTGGATAAAGTAAGTATCGAAGAAGAGATTAAGAAGTCATATCTGGAATATTCTTTAAGTGTTATTATTGGTAGGGCTATTCCCGATGTACGTGACGGCTTAAAGCCTGTTCATCGTCGTATTTTATTTGCCATGCATGAACTTGGTAATACCTATAATCGCCCATATAAAAAATCAGCCCGCATTGTTGGTGATGTTATAGGTAAATACCATCCACATGGTGATGCAGCTGTTTATGATGCCCTGGTAAGAATGGCTCAAGAGTTTAATATGCGCGATCCTCTTGTTGATGGCCAGGGTAATTTTGGTTCCATCGATGGCGACGCTGCAGCTGCCATGCGTTATACCGAAGTGCGCATGTCCAGACTTGCCGGAGAGTTTTTAGCTGATATTGAAAAAGAAACTGTTAATTTTAGACCCAATTATGACAATTCACTACAGGAACCAGAGGTTCTGCCGACAAAGGTTCCTAACCTTCTTATCAATGGTTCATCAGGTATAGCCGTTGGCATGGCAACGAATATTCCGCCCCATAACCTGGGCGAGGTTATAGATGGCTTACTTTATTTATTGGATAATCCACAGGCGCAAATTAAAGACTTGATGCGTTATATCAAGGGACCGGATTTTCCAACCGGTGCATATATGTATGGCCAAAAAGGCCTTGTTTCTGCTTATGAAACCGGGCGTGGAAGTATCAAAATCCGGTCTAAAATAGAAGTTCAGTCCAGGCCAAAGGGAATGGAATCTATTGTTATTTCTGAAATACCGTATGCTCTGAACAAAGCTAATCTGGTGGAAAAAATTGCCGCGCTTGTAAATGAGCGCAAGATTGAGGGTATTACCGATCTCAGAGATGAATCAGATCGTAGAGGTATTCGTATAGTTATAGATTTAAAGAAAGGGACAATTGCTGATGTAGTAATCAATAAACTATATAAATTTACTGCATTGGAAACAAGTTTTGGTATTAATATGATGGCTGTGGTCAATAATAGACCACAGCTTCTAAATTTGAAGCAAATACTGGAATATTTTATTGAGCATAGAAAAGAAATAATTATAAGAAGAACACGATATGACTTAAATAAGGCAGAACAGAGAGCACATATTTTAGAAGGACTTAGAATTGCTCTGGAAAATATTGATGAGGTTGTTGAGCTGATTAAGTCTTCTAAAACACCTCGAGAAGCAAAAGAAAAACTGATGAACCGCTTTAATTTAAGCGATGTTCAGTCTCAGGCTATTCTGGATATGCGCTTACAAAGACTAACCAATCTTGAACAAGAGAAGTTACTTGAAGAATATAAAGAATTACTAAAAAAGATTGAATATTTAAAGAGTATTTTAGAAAATGTAGAGGTATTGAAGGGAGTAATAAGGGAAGAACTAGAGGGCATAAAAAAACAATATGCTACTCCCAGAAGAACTAAAATAATGGAATATGATCCAGGTTCTATAAATATTGAGGATATTATTCCAGATTCAAATGTTATTATTACATTGTCGAGAAATGGATATATTAAAAGAACGTCACTTGACAACTATCATCAGCAAAGAAGAGGTGGAAAAGGAATTGCTGGTGCAAATGTTTCAGAAAAAGATTTTATTACAAATTTAATTATTACTACTAATCATCAAGATTTATTCCTTTTTTCCAACAAAGGGAAAGTATACCGCCTTAAAGTATATGAAATTCCTGAAGGAAGTCGGATCGCTAAAGGCGTACATATGAATAATCTACTGCCGCTTACAGGCAATGAATATATTGCTAATATTATATCACTCCGTAATCTTGATGATGATAAATACTTTCTTTTTATTACTAAGAATGGAATGGTCAAAAAGACTTCTTTTTCAGAATTTAAAATACTACGCAGCCAGGGGAAAATAGCCATCAAGCTGAAAGAAGGTGATGAACTTATTGCTGTAAAAGTAATTGAATCAGATTCTGAGATAATTTTAACAACCAGAAATGGATACGCTATACATTTTATGGGCAAAGAAATAAGGCCCATAGGAAGAAAAGCAATGGGGGTGAAAGGTATTGCCCTGCGTAAATCCGACGAAGTAGTGTCAGCAGTCATAGTGAACGGAGATCATCGAAGAGATTTACTGACTATTTCTGAGAAAGGATTCGGAAAGAGAACAGATTTGAAAAACTACAGAGTTCAGTCCAGAGGAGGAATGGGTATAAAAAATATGAAAATAACCCCAAAAACCGGGGCAGTGGTAGGGTCTTTTCTGGTAGCAGATAATGATGAACTTGTTTTGCTTTCTTCGAATAATAAAATTATTCGGATTAAAGTAGATGAAGTACGTCGTGCAGGACGTGATACTCAGGGAGTGAAGTTGGTCAATCTGGAAGAAGATCAAAAAGTGATTTGTTTTGATATTGTGGTCCAGGAAAACAGTTTACAAGCAACCGAAGGCTAA
- the malQ gene encoding 4-alpha-glucanotransferase — protein MYRRSGILLHISSLPSNFGIGDFGPWACQFIDFLFRSGQTIWQILPLTPVNGGTGNSPYSSPSSFALNPLFISLEKLIIDGYVSLRELDYNFSFSHNRVDYDLVREFKLNILNQVFVRHLVRIENDSKFNTFCANNAFWLNDYCLYQAIKDYFQGSAWYCWPKLLRFRDEKEIKKWSQNLAREVLKQKFFQFLAFDQWQNLKNYANGKNILILGDIPIYVSLDSSDVWANSEYFILDKDKLPLFVAGAPPDYFSPQGQLWGNPIYDWKKLKKENFNWWIKRIEHNLALYDLVRLDHFRGFVSYWQVEANEPTAQNGQWIKGPGDDLFRVMMNTFDPNCFLAEDLGHITEDVLDLRDKYNLPGMNVLQFAFANAADADDANSDLPKNPYLPHNHRRNSVVYTGTHDNNTIKGWYKNELNIQQKMIVSEYIGKDINEFNVHNEFIRLALSSTAKLSIIPMQDILGLDTEARMNLPGSSTGNWEWRLLPDQLTEHIEEMISRLTYIYGRRVN, from the coding sequence ATGTATAGAAGAAGTGGTATTTTACTTCATATTTCAAGCCTTCCGTCTAATTTTGGCATAGGTGATTTTGGTCCCTGGGCCTGTCAATTCATTGATTTTTTATTTCGTTCAGGTCAAACTATTTGGCAAATTCTTCCTTTAACCCCTGTAAATGGAGGAACTGGTAATTCGCCTTACAGTTCTCCATCTTCCTTTGCTCTTAATCCCCTTTTTATAAGCCTGGAAAAATTAATTATTGATGGTTATGTGTCGCTAAGGGAACTAGATTATAATTTTTCCTTCTCTCATAACCGAGTTGATTATGATCTTGTTCGTGAGTTCAAATTAAATATCCTGAACCAAGTTTTTGTTCGTCACTTGGTAAGAATAGAGAATGATTCCAAGTTTAATACTTTTTGCGCAAACAATGCCTTTTGGTTAAACGATTATTGCCTCTATCAAGCTATAAAAGACTATTTTCAGGGCTCTGCTTGGTATTGTTGGCCCAAGCTTTTACGTTTTAGAGACGAAAAAGAAATCAAAAAGTGGTCACAAAACCTGGCCAGAGAGGTTTTAAAACAAAAATTTTTTCAGTTTTTAGCCTTTGATCAGTGGCAAAATTTAAAAAATTACGCCAATGGAAAAAATATCCTTATTTTAGGTGATATTCCAATCTATGTTAGCCTGGACAGTAGTGATGTCTGGGCAAATTCGGAATATTTTATTCTGGATAAGGATAAACTTCCCCTATTTGTAGCAGGAGCACCGCCAGACTATTTTAGTCCTCAAGGACAATTATGGGGCAATCCAATATATGACTGGAAAAAATTAAAGAAAGAAAATTTTAACTGGTGGATAAAACGAATTGAGCACAACCTTGCTCTCTATGATTTGGTTCGCTTGGATCATTTTAGGGGCTTTGTCTCTTACTGGCAGGTTGAGGCAAATGAGCCAACAGCACAGAATGGTCAATGGATAAAAGGACCGGGAGATGATCTGTTTCGAGTGATGATGAACACTTTTGATCCAAATTGTTTTCTGGCTGAAGATCTTGGCCATATAACAGAAGATGTTCTTGATTTACGTGATAAATACAATCTTCCAGGCATGAATGTCCTGCAATTCGCCTTTGCTAACGCTGCTGATGCGGATGACGCTAATTCAGATTTACCTAAAAACCCATATCTTCCTCACAATCACAGAAGAAATAGTGTTGTCTATACTGGAACGCATGATAATAATACTATAAAAGGATGGTATAAAAACGAATTAAATATTCAACAAAAAATGATAGTTAGTGAATATATTGGGAAGGATATAAATGAGTTCAATGTACATAATGAGTTTATTCGCTTAGCCCTGTCATCAACGGCAAAATTATCTATAATACCTATGCAAGATATCTTGGGTCTGGATACAGAAGCAAGAATGAACCTACCCGGAAGCAGCACAGGTAATTGGGAATGGCGTCTGCTTCCGGATCAGTTGACTGAACATATCGAGGAAATGATTTCTCGCCTTACATATATCTATGGCCGTAGAGTAAACTAA